AGCACGTCGCCGACCCGGCGCCCGGCCTCCCGGGCCAGCGCCGCCGCCTCCGGGTGCCCCGCCGCCAGCAGCTCCCGCACGTCCGAGCCGGAGGCGGCCGGCACCCCGGAGGCCGCGAGCCGGCGGGCCACCGCGCCGCCGCTCGCCACGGCGGCCAGACAGCCGTACGAACCGCAGCGGCACAGCGCGTCCGTGCCCACCCGGATGTGCCCGATGTCGCCCGCGCCGCCGTCGACGCCCCGGTAGATCGAGCCGTCGACCACCACCCCGGCACCTATCCCCGTGGACACCTTGACCAGCACGAAGGCCGCGCAGCCGGGGTGTCCCGCGCGCTGCTCGCCGTAGGCCATGAGGTTGGCGTCGTTGTCCACGAGGACCGGGACCGGCGCCGCCCCGGTGTGTTCGGTGAAGGCGCGCGAGAGGCGGCCGGTTATGTCGTAGCCGTCCCAGCCGGGCATCATCGGCGGCTGCACCACCCGGCCGGTCTCGCTCTCCACCGGACCCGGCACCGCGAGCCCGATCCCGCACACCTCGCCCGCGCGCCGCCCGGCCTTCTCCAGCAACGTGCCGAACCAGCGCCCGAGTTCGGCCAGCACGGGCTCCGGGCCGTCCTCGAGCACCAGGGTGCCGGAGTGCTCGGCCAGGAGTTCGCCGGTCAGCGAGAGGACGGCGGCCCGGGCGTGCCGGGTGTCCAGGTCGGCGGCGAGGACGACCGCGTGGGAGCCGTCGAACTCCAGGGTGATGGACGGGCGTCCGCCGAGCGGGGAGCCGACCGGGCCGCCGGCGCCCTCGCGCAGCCAGCCGGCCCGGAACAGCCGGTCCAGGCGCTGGCCGACGGTCGCGCGGGACAGTCCGGTCGCCTCCTGGAGCGCGCCCCGGGTCACCGCCCGTCCGTTGCGCACCAGTTCGAGCAGATCGCCGGCGCCCGCCTGACTGCCGCTCCTGGTGTGGCTCCCGGTCCTGCCCGGTCGTCCGGTCATGCGCACCCCCCTCTTGTGTTTCCCAAGCCTGCATTACATAGTGGGTTTTGCTTGTTAAATAGGCGTAACTCGACGACGGCCACGACCGAACCCGAGGGTCGCGCGGCCGTCCGGACGTCATCGTCTCCGGGGAGCCCCGAGTGGACCGCACCGCCCAACTCACCGCCCTTGGGGCGGAGTACGAGTCCGACTGCCGCCTGTGCGCCGCTACCGCGCGGGTGCTGGACGCCAACTGGACGGGCAGCTCGACGGTCCCCTCCCGCCGTCTGTACCCGCACCAGTGGTCCTGGGACTCGGCGTTCATCGCGATCGGGCTGCGGCACCTGTCGCCGCTGCGCGCCCAGACCGAACTGGAGACGCTGCTGGCCGCCCAGTGGGCCGACGGGCGCGTGCCGCACATCGTCTTCAACCCCTCCGTCCCGTCCGGCGCCTACTTCCCCGGCCCCGGCTTCTGGCGCTCCACCACCGCCGGACGCGCCGCGGGCGCCCCGCGCACCGTACAGACGTCGGGCATCGTGCAGCCACCGGTGCACGCGCTCGCGGCCTGGCTGGTGCACCGCGCCGACCCCGGGCTCTCCGCCGCCCGGGGCTTCCTGGCCCGGGTCTACCCGCGACTGGCCGCCTGGCACCGCTACCTGCTGCACCGCCGCGACCTGGGCGGCGGCGGTCTGGTGTCCGTGGTGCACCCCTGGGAGCAGGGGATGGACAACAGCCCCTGCTGGGACGCCCCGCTCGCCCGGATCGCCCCCGCCCCGGCCCGCTCCTTCCGCCGCGCCGACCTCGCCCACGGCGCGCCCGAGGACCGGCCGACGGACCTGGACTACGGACGGTACGTGCGGCTGGCCGCCGACTACCGGGACGCCGGGTACGCCGACGGGCACGGCGAGTTCGCCGTCGAGGACCCGGCCTTCAACGCCCTGCTCGTCGCCTCCGAACACGCCCTCGCGCTGATCGCCTCCGAACTCGGCGCGACCGCCACCGCCCGCCACGCCCGCGCCGAACGGCTGACGGCGGCGCTGGTGGACCGGCTGTGGAGCCCGCGGTCGGGGATGTTCCTGTGCCGGGACCTGCGCGGCGGCGGCCTGCTCCCGGAACGCGGCGTGTCCGGCCTCGTCCCGCTCGTCCTCCCGTCCCTGCCCCGCGAGTTGGCCGCCGCGCTCGTCCGCACCCTGGCCGGCCCCCACTTCGGGCTCGGCACCCGCACCCGGCTCGTGCCCAGTTACGACCTGCTCGGGGAGGCGTTCGACCCGCACCGCTACTGGCGCGGGCCGGCCTGGTTCAACACCGGCTGGCTGCTGGAGCGCGGGCTGCGGCTGCACGGCGAGCCGGCACCGGCCGACGCGCTGCGCACGGCGCTGCTGGAGCTGGCCGAGAAGACCGGCTTCGCGGAGTACGTCGACCCGTACACGGGCGAGGCCTGTGGCGCGAGCGGCTTCGGCTGGACCGCCGCACTCGCACTCGACCTGCATAAAGAGCTTCTCAAGCGCCCGCAAGGGGGCGTGTCCAAGTCAGGCACCGGCACGTTCGACACAAGTGACGAGGGAAGGGACCGGGGATGACCGACCGGCATCATCTGCTCGTGCACGGCGCGACGTTCGCCGCCGTGGGCGATCGGGGCGACATCAGCGGGGTCCGGGGCGGCGGCTCCCCGGACGGGTTGTTCGTGCGCGACGCCCGCCATCTCAGCCGCTGGCAGCTCACCGTGGACGGCGCGGTGCCCGAGGTGCTCACGCCGGTCGCGGACGGCGACACCGCGCGTTGTGTCCTCGTCCCGCGCGGCGGCCGGCCGGAGCCCCCGGCGCACACCCTCTTCCGTGAACAGGCGGCCGGTGACAGCTCGTTCGTGGAGACGGTGCGGGTGACCAGCAACCGCCCGGTGCCCACCACCATCCGGCTGGCCATCACCGCCGACGCCGACTTCACCGACCAGTTCGAGCTGCGCCCCGACCACCGCACCTACGTCAAGGCGGGCGCCCTGCGCTCCCGGGTCGTCATGGACGACGGCATCGAGTTCACCTACCGGCGCGCGGAATGGCGGTCCTGCACGACCATCACGGCCGACCCGGCGCCGGACGCCGTGGAGGAGACCGGCACCGGCGCCCGCCGGCTGGTGTGGACGCTGGAGCTGCCCCCGCACGGCACGCGCGAGCTGGTGCTGCGGGTGATGGCGCGCCCGCACGGCGACCGGCGCGCGCTGCGCGTGCCCCGCGACCCGGCCGCCGTGCACGGCCAACTCACCGCCGAACAGGACGCGTTCGTACAGGACGTGGCCTTCCCCACCGGCTGGCCGGAGCTGGCGGCGGCCTGCGCCCGGGGCCTGACGGACCTCGCGGGACTCCAGATCCCGGCCACCGGGCCGGACGGCGAGGAGCTGCGGGTGCCGGCCGGCGGCGCCCCCTGGTACCTCACGCTGCTCGCCCGGGACGCCCTGCTCACCTCCCTGTTCGCGCTCCCGTACCGCACCGGCCCGGCCGCCGGCACCCTCCTCGCCCTCGCCGCGACCCAGGCGACCGGCGCCGGCGCCTCGGGGACCGCGCAGCCGGGCAAGATCGTGCACGAGGTACGGCACGGGGAACTGGCGCACTTCGGGCAGGTGCCGTACGGCCGTTACTACGGCTCGGTCGACGCGACGCCGCTCTTCCTGATCCTCCTCGGCGCCTACACCGAGCAGACCGGCGACCCGGCCCTCGCCCGCCGGCTGGAGCCGCACGCGCGCGCCGCCGTCTCCTGGATGCTGGACCACGGCGGCCTCACCTCCCGCGGCTACCTCGTCTACCGCGCCGACGAGGGCGGCCTCGCCAACCAGAACTGGAAGGACTCCCCGGGCGCGATCTGCTGCGCCGACGGCACCCGGCCGAGCGGGGCGGTGATGGCGGCGGGCGCCCAGGGGTACGCGTACGACGCGCTGCGCCGCACGGCGTGGGTGGCGCGCACGGTGTGGTCCGACGGGACGTACGCGGCGCTGCTGGAGCAGTCGGCCGCCGATCTGCGCGACCGCTTCCAGCGGGACTTCTGGCTGCCGGACCGTTCCTTCCCGGCGCTGGCCCTGGACGGCGAGGGCCGCCGGATCGACGCGCTGGCCTCGGACGCGGGACACCTGCTGTGGACCGGCCTGCTGGACAAGGAGTACGGCGAGGTGGTGGGCCGCCGGCTGCTGGAACCCGACTTCTTCTCCGGCTGGGGGGTGCGCACGCTGGCCGCGGGCCAGCCCGCCTACCATCCGCTCTCGTACCACCGCGGCTCGGTCTGGCCGCACGACAACGCCCTGATCGCCCTCGGCCTGGCCCGCTACGGCCTGCACGACGAGGCGCGGGCCATCGCGCACGCCCTGGTCGACGCCGCCACGGCCGGCGGCCACCGCCTCCCCGAGGTGCTGGCGGGCTACCCGCGCTCCACGCACCCCGAGCCGGTCCCCTATCCGCACGCCTGCGCCCGCGAGTCACGCTCGGCGGCGGCGCCCCTGGCGCTGCTGACGGCGGTGGGGGGCGCCTGAGCCGGATCGGCGGCCGGGGCGGGAGCAGCCCCGGGAGCAGCCGGGAGCGGCGCGGACCGGGCGGGCGAGGACGGCTCAGCCGCCCGACGTGTCCAGTTCCGCGTCCGCGCTCACGCCCGCGCAGTCGTAGGGGTCCTTCAGCCAGCCGTCCGGCAGCACCACCCGGTTGTTGCCGGAGGTCCGGCCGCGCGGGCCGTCCGCGCCGGCGGGCCACTCCTGGGCGAGGTCCAGTTCGTCGAGGCCGGCCCGCAGTTCCTCCAGGGACGAGGTGATCGCGAGCCGCTTGCGCATCTCGGAACCGACGGCGAAGCCCTTCAGGTACCAGGCGACGTGCTTGCGGAAGTCGATCACGCCCTTGGACTCGTCCCCGAGCCACTCCCCCAGCAGCCGGGCGTGCCGCACCATCACGTCGGCGACCTCCCGCAGCGTGGGCCGCCGGTGGTCGGTGCGCCCCTCGAACGCGGCGACGAGGTCCGCGAACAGCCACGGCCGCCCCAGGCAGCCCCGGCCCACGACCACCCCGTCGCACCCGGTCTCGCGGACCATGCGCAGCGCGTCCTGCGCGGACCAGATGTCGCCGTTGCCGAGCACGGGGATCTCGGGCACGTGCTCCTTCAGGCGCGCGATGGCCGACCAGTCGGCGGTGCCGCCGTAGTGCTGCGCGGCGGTACGGCCGTGCAGCGCGATCGCCGTCACGCCCTCCTCGACGGCGATGCGGCCGGCGTCGAGGTAGGTCATGTGGTCGTCGTCGATGCCCTTGCGCATCTTCATCGTCACCGGCAGGTCGCCCGCGCCGGAGACCGCCTCGCGCAGGATCGCCCGCAGCAGGTTCCGCTTGTACGGCAGCGCCGAGCCGCCGCCCTTGCGGGTCACCTTGGGCACCGGGCAGCCGAAGTTCAGGTCGATGTGGTCGGCGAGGTCCTCCTCCGCGATCATGCGGACGGCCTTGCCGACGGTCGCCGGGTCCACGCCGTACAGCTGGATGGAGCGCGGCGTCTCGCTCGCGTCGAAGTGGATCAGCTGCATGGTCTTCTCGTTGCGCTCGACCAGCGCCCGGGTCGTGATCATCTCGCTGACGAACAGGCCCTTGCCCCCGCTGAACTCCCGGCACAGGGTGCGGAAGGGGGCGTTGGTGATGCCCGCCATGGGTGCGAGCACCACGGGCGGCGTCACGGCGTGCGGGCCGATGGTCAGCGGGTGGGTCATCAGACGGCTCCGGAACGGCTGTACAACGGAAGAACGGCGTGGGACAGGACCCATTGTCCCTCACCGGCCGGGGTGCCAGCCCTCGCATGCCCGGAATCCGCCCGACACCGTGTAATAGTCATTAGTTAGACGCACTATCGAAATCGGCGTACGATGACGGCCATGCCAGAGTTGAGTCACCGCAGGCGCATGCTCGTGCTTGCGATCTGCTGCATGAGCCTGCTGATCGTGAGCCTCGACAACACCGTGCTGAACGTGGCGCTGCCCTCCATGCAGCGCGATCTGCACGCCACCACTTCGGGTCTGCAGTGGACCATCGACGCCTACACCCTCGTCCTCGCCTCGCTGCTGATGCTGGCGGGTTCCACGGCCGACCGGATCGGCCGCAAGCGCGTCTTCATGGCCGGTCTCACGGTCTTCACCATCGGCTCGGTGCTCTGTTCGCTCGCGCCCGACCTGTCGCTGCTCGTCGTCTTCCGCATGATCCAGGCGGTGGGCGGCTCGATGCTCAACCCGGTCGCGATGTCGATCATCACCAACACCTTCACCGACGCCCGTGAGCGCGCCCGCGCGATCGGCGCCTGGGGCGCCGTGGTCGGCATATCCATGGCCGCGGGACCGCTGGTCGGCGGGCTGCTCGTGCAGAGCGTGAGCTGGCGCGCGATCTTCTGGATCAACCTTCCGATCGGCCTGGCGGCCCTGCTGCTCACCCTGCGCTTCGTGCCGGAGTCCCGCGCCCCCAAGGCCCGCCGTCCCGACCCGGCCGGGCAGGTGCTGGTCATCGCCCTGTTCGGCGCGCTGACGTACGGCATCATCCAGGCGCCGGAGTCCGGTACCGGCTCGGTCGCGCCGTACTTCGTGATCGCCGCCCTGGCCCTCGCGGCCCTGCTCTGGTACGAGCCCAGGCGTGCCGAACCCCTCATCGACCTGCGCTTCTTCCGCTCCGCTCCGTTCAGCGGCGCGACCGTGATCGCCATCTGCGCCTTCTCCGCGCTCGGCGGCTTCCTGTTCATGTCGACGCTGTACCTCCAGAACGTGCGCGGCCTCGACGCCCTGCACGCGGGCCTGTGGATGCTGCCCATGGCCGTGCCGACGTTCCTGTGCGCGCCGCTGTCCGGCCGGCTGGTCGGCACGCGCGGCCCCCGGGTGCCGCTGCTGATCGCCGGTACCGCGATGACCGTGAGCGCCGTCCTGTTCGCGGTGTTCGAGGCGGAGACCTCGAACGTCACCCTGTTCCTCGGCTACGTGCTGTTCGGCGTCGGCTTCGGCTTCGTCAACGCGCCGATCACCAACACGGCCGTCTCCGGCATGCCCCGCACCCAGGCCGGGGTCGCCGCCGCCGTCGCCTCCACCAGCCGGCAGCTCGGCCAGGCCCTCGGCGTCGCGGTGATCGGCGCCGTGCTCGCCTCCGGCATCGGCGCGTCGTCCTACCGCGCCGCGTTCGTCTCCGCCGCCCGTCCCGGCTGGTGGATCCTCACCGTCTGCGGTGTCGCCGTGCTCGTCCTGGGCCTGCTCACCAGCGGCCGCTGGGCCCACCGCACCGCCGAGCGGACGGCGGCGCGGCTGGAGACCTCCGAGATCCGGCAGGTGGTCGCCGCCGGCCGGTAGCCGCCCGCACACGCCGGAGCCGGCCCGGGTACGCGATCCCGGGCCGGCTCACTCGTGTCCGAGGGCTGCGCCTCAGTGGCGGGAGGCCTTCGCCAGCGCCGCGACGAAGGCGGGCGCGTCCACCGTGCCGACGCCGGTGGCCATGTCGTAGCCGTCGACGGCCTTGTAGCCGGTGACGCCCTGGTAGCTGTTGTCCGTACCGTCGTTGACGTCCACGATGCCGGTGCCCTTGTGCTTGGCCAGGCTGTAGAGCGCCGCGTTGATGTCGCCCACGCGGTGTCCGGCCACCTGGTCGGCGAGGGCCACGATGCCCGAGAAGAGCGGGCTGGCCTCGCTGGTGCCGCCGTAGACGTCCCAGCCGACCGCGGTCGGGTCGTAGCTGGAGTACACCCAGGCCCCGCCGTTGACCGCGGCGGCCATCGAGACGTCCGGGGTGCCGCGGCGGCTGCCGACGACCTTCTTCACCCCGTTCTGGAAGTCCGGCCGGGTGAAAACGTGGGACTGGCCGCCGCCGCCCGCGCCGTAGTCGTTGTAGACGCTGTCCGGCGCGATCCGCTTGCCCTGCTCGTCCAGGTGCAGCTGGGTGCCGCCGACGGAGGTCACCAGCGGGTCGGCGGAGGGCCAGGAGTTGACCCGCTCCTTGTAGTAGCCCTTGCCGTCCGCGGTGCTGTCGGTGGCGCCGCCGTCGCCGGAGGAGGCGAGCACGGTCACGTGCTTGCGGGCCGCGTCCTCGAAGGCGTACCGCAGGTTGCGGATGCTGGAGAAGTCGCCCTTGCCGAAGCCCGGGAAGGTGTTCTCCGTCGCGCCGAAGCTCTGCGTGATGACGTCGCCGACACCGTGGTCGATCAGGGACTTCTCGGCGCTCATCATCTCCGGCAGACCGGTGACGCCCTCGGTCTCGGCGACGCCGGTCTCCACCAGGACGATCTTCGCGCCCGGCGCCACCGCGTGCGCCATCTCGACGTCCAGGGTGGACTCGCCGGCCCAGCCCGTCATGTCGGAGTTCTTCGGGTCGAAGGGGGGCACCTTGCCCCACTTGACCACGTCGACCTTGGTGCTCGGCATGCCGAACTGCTTGCTGTAGACGTCCAGGTCGTGCTGGATCGTCGGGGAGCCGAACGAGTCGACGATGACGATCGTGCGCCCCTTGCCGGTGACGCCCTTGCGGTACAGCGAGTCGAGGTGGTACGCGGTGCGGTACTGCAACGGCGTGTAGCAGTTGATGTGCCACTTGGCCTGGCACTGCGCGATGGAGATCGGGCTGTCCACGTCGTGGGCCAGGGTGTGCCCGGCGACGGCCGGAGCCGCGAAGGTGTGCGGCACGGCGGCGGGGGCGGCGGCGACGCCTGCGGGGGCGGCGGTGGCCAGCGCGGCGGCGACGAGAGCGGCGGCGGTCGCGGTGGCGGCCGCGACGCCTCGCCCGGTACGGGCTATGTGCATGAAGTCCCCTGAGAGATGCGGTGTCGACCGAAGTGGTCGTGCGCATCCCATCGGGCGGGTCATGCACAGGACAACCCTGTTGAACCGTAGATGTCGAACCTTTTACCGAAAGCCCACCCGTACCCGGGGGACCGTTCAACTCCCCCGCGCCAGCAGGTGGAGCCGCTCCAGGCGCTCCCGCGACACCTCGTTGCCCGGCGTGTACGTCACCATCCGGAAGCCCGCCTCGGGGGCCAGCCACAGATCGGTGTGCTCCAGCGTCAGGTGGCCCACGTAGGGGTTGAGGAACTCCTTGGTCCTGGAGCGGTGGCGCACCACCTCGTAGCGCTCCCAGTGCTCCCGGAACACCGGCGACTCCTCCAGCCGCGCAAGCAGCATCTTCCAGGCGGGCTCCCCGAGATGACCGGCGAGGGAGGCGCGCAGCCGGGCGGCCATCAGCCGCTGGCTCTCCTCCAGGTGCACGATCGCCGCCTGCCAGTCGGCGTTGGTGTAGGCGAGCAGCACGCAGTTGCGGTCCTCGGGCGGGATCGCGTCCAGGTCGCCCATGAGGCGGCCGTAGGTCCGGTTGTAGGCGACGATGTCGTACCGGCTGTTCTGCACGGCGGCCGGGACCGGTTCGAGGCGCTCCAGCAGCTCCCGGATCGCCGGGGTGACGCTCGAACAACTCGCCGCGGGCGACGGGTCGTTGGCGCCGGCCAGCTGGAACAGGTGGGCGCGCTCGCCGGCGTCGAGCCGCAGGGTGCGCGCGAGGGCGTCGAGCACCTGCACGGAGACCTGGATGTTGCGGGCCTGTTCGAGCCAGGTGTACCAGGTGACGCCGACCGCGGACAGGTGCGCCACCTCCTCGCGGCGCAGCCCCGGCGTGCGCCGGCGGGGGCCGCGCGGCAGCCCGACCTGCTCGGGGCTGATGCGCTCGCGCCGGCTGCGCAGGAAGGCGGCCAGTTCGTGCCGCCGGATCTCCGCGCCCGCGGCGGCGGCGTCCTGCTGCCGGACGGTGACCGTGCTCGTCATGGTTCCAGGGTGCCGGTGCGGCCATCCTGTTTCCAGGTGGTGCTGGTACCAGGATGAGAACACTCTGGTACCCGTCTGGGCCGGGCCGCAGGCTCGGTGGCATGAGTGAGACCATCACCGCCGACGCCGTACGCCGGGCGACCGCGCCGCCCGCGCTCGGCGGGCTCGGACTGTTCACCGTTCTGCTGGCCGCGGCGCTGCCGCTGGTCGACTTCTTCATCGTCAACGTGGCCCTGCCGACCATGGGCGCGGACCTCCACGCGGGCGAGGCCGTGCTGGAGCTGGTGGTCGCGGGGTACGGGGTGGCGTACGCCGTGCTGCTGGTGCTCGGCGGCCGGCTCGGGGACCTGTTCGGCCGCCGCCGGCTGTTCCTCGGCGGCATGGCGGCCTTCGGGCTGACCTCGCTGGCCTGCGGACTCGCGCCCGGCGCCTGGCCGCTGGTGGCCGCGCGGGTGGCGCAGGGCGCCGCGGCCGCCGCGATGCTGCCGCAGGTCCTCGCCACCATCCAGTCCGCGACCCGCGGCGCGCGCCGGGCCAGGGCGATGAGCCTGTACGGCGCCACGGCCGGTCTGGCCATGGTGGCCGGGCAGATACTCGGCGGGGTCCTGGTCGCCGCCGACGTCGCCGGGACCGGCTGGCGGGCGGTGTTCCTGGTCAACGTGCCGGTGGTGGTCCTCGGGCTGGTCCTGGCCGTGCGGGTGATGCCCGAGACCCGCTCGCAGCACCCGGAGCCCGTGGACGGGCCCGGCACCGTGCTGCTCGGGCTGTCCCTGCTGACGCTGCTCGCCCCGCTCACCGAGGGCGAGGCGACGGGCTGGCCCCTGTGGACCTGGCTGTCGCTGGCCGCGTTCCCGTTCGCGGCGGCCGCCTTCTGGCTGGTGGAGCGGCGGGCGGACCGGGCGGGGCGGACCCCGCTGGTGCCGCCGAGCCTGCTGGGGCCGGCGTCGCTGCGGCGCGGGCTGGTGCTGATCGTGCCGTTCGCGGTCGGCTTCAGCGGCTTCATGTTCGTGATCGCGCTGGCGCTCCAGCAGGGTGCCCGGCTCGGTCCGGTGCCGGCCGGGCTCGCGCTGGCTCCGATGGCCGTGGTGTTCCTGTTCACCTCGCTCGCCGGGCCCCGGCTGATCGGCCGCTACGGCACCCGGGTGGTCAGCGCCGGGTCCCTCGTCCAGGGCGTCGGCGTGCTGCTGATCGCGCTCACCGTGTGGCGCCAGTGGCCGCACCTCGACGTGGTCGCGCTGGTGCCGGGGATGGCCGTGGCCGGGGCCGGTCAGGCGCTCCAACTCCCCAACGTCATGCGGATCGTGCTGTCCGAGGTGCCGCCGGCCCGGGCCGGGGTGGGCGGCGGGGTGATGGTCACCACCCAGCAGTCGGCGCTCGCCCTGGGCGTGGCCACGCTGGGCACGCTGTTCCTCGCGCTGGTCCCGCACCTGGGCATGCGCGACGCCCTGCTGATCACGCTGCTCGCGCAGGTGGGCGGGATCGCGCTGACGGGGCTGCTCGGACTGCGGCTGCCGCGGGCGGTCGGGGAGCTGCCGTAGGGCATCCGCGAGACGTCCGAGAGCCGTCCGTGAGGGGGCGGCGGCCCCGCGGAGCACCGGGGGCGCCCGCGGGGCGTCACCGGGCCACTACCCGGGCACCGCCGTACGGCGCAACCCGGGTCGGTGCCGCCCCCGCTCGCCCCGGGCCGGGAAAGGGCCTTCGGAAAACTCCCGCAATACGCCCCCGACCTGCGTGTACACAGATCACCGAGGGCGGTTACGCAGCGCTTCGAGTGGCCGACGGAGCGAAGTCGGGTCAGCCTGGATGACGTCCGATCGAGCGACGATCGAGCGACAGGAGAGAACCATGACCTCCGTACTCCGCCACCACCGCTACGGCCGTGCGCTGGGCACCGGCGCCATCACTGTGGCGCTGCTCTCCGGCGGTACGGCTGCAGCCTTCGCCGCCCCGACCCCCACCCCGAGCCCGACCCGCACGGGCATGTCCACCACGACGCCGAGCCCGATGCGCACCCGCACGGCTCCGATGCCGACCCGCACCGAGCGCCCGCGGGCGACGCGCACCGAGACCATGGCGCCGCGGCCGACGCGCACGGTCACGCGGGGCTCCATCACCGTCTCGACCCGTGAGGTGTCCGTGCGGCGCGGCCGCGCCGTGGCCTTCACCGGTCGCGTCCGGGACGTCCGGGCCGGCACCACGCTGGTCCTCCAGCGCCGGGTGAACGGCCACTGGACCACCCTGCGCACCACGGCTCTCGTCAACCGCAACGGCACCTTCACCATCCGCCGGACGTTCACCGCCCGGGGCACCGAGACGGTGCGCGTGGTGACCCGCGACGGCCGCGTCCAGTCCGCGGCGATCGTCGTCCGGGTCAGCTGAGACCCCGCACCAACAGGTCCACCAGGGCCGTGAATTCCTCGCCGACCCCGGGCCGGGTCCACTCCCTGGCGTAGCAGGGATCGTGGAAACGACCGGTGGCCTGGAAGACGGCCCGGGCCGCAACCGCCGGGTCGGGCACCGCGAAGGTGCCCGACCCGGCTCCTTCCGTGATGATGCGCGTCAGCTGCGCGGTCAGTTCGGCTATGTGCTCGCCGACGACCGCGCCGTTCTCGTCGGTCAGCACCGTGTACGTGGCGAACAGTTCCGGATCGTCGCCCGCCTTGTGCCGCTTGGCCTCGAACAGGGCGGTGAGCCAGTCCCGCAGCCGGGCCGCGGGGTCCCGCTCGGTCGCGTCGACGATCCGGGCGAGCTTCTCCGAGGTCCGGTCCAGCCAGCGCTTGGTGACCGCCTCGCGCAGCGCGGCCTTGGTGCGGAAGTGCCGGTAGACACTGCCGTGGCTGACGCCGAGCGCGCGGGCCACGTCCACCACGGTGGCCTTGGCCGGGCCGTGGCGGCGCAGCACCTCCTCGGTCGCTTCGAGGATGCGCTCGGCGGTCAGGGTCTCGCTGGTCGGTGCCATGTTCTAGACCGTACCCGGCGGCGGGATCAGCGCTCGCTGTCGAGGTGTGCCATCTGCGCGCTCGGGTAGCGGTCGCCGGCCGCCGCGTCCGCCGGCACGGCCTCCTCGATCGCCGCCAGGTCGGCCGCGTCCAGGGTGACCTCCAGCGCGCCCAGCGACTCGGCCAGCCGCTCGCGGGTGCGGGCGCCGATCAGCGGCACGATGTCGGTGCCGCGCGAGAGCACCCAGGCGATGGCGGTCTGCGCGACGGTGGCGCCCTTGCGCTCGGCGATCGCGCGCAGCGCGTCGACCAGGTTCAGGTTGTGCTGGAGGTTCTCGCCCTGGAAGCGGGGCGAGTGGGCGCGGAAGTCGTTCGCGGCCAGTTGCCGGTCGCGGCCGAAGTGGCCGGAGATCAGGCCGCGGGACAGCACGCCGTACGCGGTGACGCCGATGCCCAGTTCGCGGACGGTCGGCAGGATCTCCCGCTCGATGCCGCGCGAGATCAGCGAGTACTCGATCTGGAGGTCCGAGACCGGCGCGGTGGCGGCGGCCCGGCGGATGGTGTCGGCGCCGACCTCGCTGAGGCCGACGTGCCGCACGTACCCCTTCTCGATCAGTTCGGCGATGGCGCCGACGGTCTCCTCGATCGGCACGTCCGGGTCGATGCGGGCGATCCGGTAGACGTCGATGTGGTCGACGCCGAGGCGCTGGAGGGAGTAGGCGGCGAAGTTCTTCACGGCGGCGGGCCGGCCGTCGTAGCCGCTCCAGCCGCCGTCCGGGTCGCGCAGGGCGCCGAACTTCACGCTGACCAGGGCCTGTTCGCGGCGCGCGGCGGGTGCGGCGCGCAGGGCCTCGCCGATCAGCATCTCGTTGTGGCCCATGGCGTAGAAGTCGCCGGTGTCCAGCAGGGTGACGCCGGCCTCCAGGGCGGCGTGGATGGTCGCGATGGACTCGGCGCGGTCGGCGTCGCCGTACAGCGCGGACATGCCCATGCAGCCGAGGCCGAGGGCGGAGACGTGGGGACCGGTGGTGCCGAGAGAGCGGGTGTGCATCGTCGTC
This Streptomyces misionensis DNA region includes the following protein-coding sequences:
- a CDS encoding ROK family protein, which codes for MTGRPGRTGSHTRSGSQAGAGDLLELVRNGRAVTRGALQEATGLSRATVGQRLDRLFRAGWLREGAGGPVGSPLGGRPSITLEFDGSHAVVLAADLDTRHARAAVLSLTGELLAEHSGTLVLEDGPEPVLAELGRWFGTLLEKAGRRAGEVCGIGLAVPGPVESETGRVVQPPMMPGWDGYDITGRLSRAFTEHTGAAPVPVLVDNDANLMAYGEQRAGHPGCAAFVLVKVSTGIGAGVVVDGSIYRGVDGGAGDIGHIRVGTDALCRCGSYGCLAAVASGGAVARRLAASGVPAASGSDVRELLAAGHPEAAALAREAGRRVGDVLATVVTLLNPGVLMIAGDLAGTPFLTGVRELLYQRALPRSTAHLDVVTSRLGERAGLIGAGALVVEHLYAPERVEERLRALGV
- a CDS encoding MGH1-like glycoside hydrolase domain-containing protein, translated to MDRTAQLTALGAEYESDCRLCAATARVLDANWTGSSTVPSRRLYPHQWSWDSAFIAIGLRHLSPLRAQTELETLLAAQWADGRVPHIVFNPSVPSGAYFPGPGFWRSTTAGRAAGAPRTVQTSGIVQPPVHALAAWLVHRADPGLSAARGFLARVYPRLAAWHRYLLHRRDLGGGGLVSVVHPWEQGMDNSPCWDAPLARIAPAPARSFRRADLAHGAPEDRPTDLDYGRYVRLAADYRDAGYADGHGEFAVEDPAFNALLVASEHALALIASELGATATARHARAERLTAALVDRLWSPRSGMFLCRDLRGGGLLPERGVSGLVPLVLPSLPRELAAALVRTLAGPHFGLGTRTRLVPSYDLLGEAFDPHRYWRGPAWFNTGWLLERGLRLHGEPAPADALRTALLELAEKTGFAEYVDPYTGEACGASGFGWTAALALDLHKELLKRPQGGVSKSGTGTFDTSDEGRDRG
- a CDS encoding glycogen debranching N-terminal domain-containing protein; amino-acid sequence: MTDRHHLLVHGATFAAVGDRGDISGVRGGGSPDGLFVRDARHLSRWQLTVDGAVPEVLTPVADGDTARCVLVPRGGRPEPPAHTLFREQAAGDSSFVETVRVTSNRPVPTTIRLAITADADFTDQFELRPDHRTYVKAGALRSRVVMDDGIEFTYRRAEWRSCTTITADPAPDAVEETGTGARRLVWTLELPPHGTRELVLRVMARPHGDRRALRVPRDPAAVHGQLTAEQDAFVQDVAFPTGWPELAAACARGLTDLAGLQIPATGPDGEELRVPAGGAPWYLTLLARDALLTSLFALPYRTGPAAGTLLALAATQATGAGASGTAQPGKIVHEVRHGELAHFGQVPYGRYYGSVDATPLFLILLGAYTEQTGDPALARRLEPHARAAVSWMLDHGGLTSRGYLVYRADEGGLANQNWKDSPGAICCADGTRPSGAVMAAGAQGYAYDALRRTAWVARTVWSDGTYAALLEQSAADLRDRFQRDFWLPDRSFPALALDGEGRRIDALASDAGHLLWTGLLDKEYGEVVGRRLLEPDFFSGWGVRTLAAGQPAYHPLSYHRGSVWPHDNALIALGLARYGLHDEARAIAHALVDAATAGGHRLPEVLAGYPRSTHPEPVPYPHACARESRSAAAPLALLTAVGGA
- the dusB gene encoding tRNA dihydrouridine synthase DusB translates to MTHPLTIGPHAVTPPVVLAPMAGITNAPFRTLCREFSGGKGLFVSEMITTRALVERNEKTMQLIHFDASETPRSIQLYGVDPATVGKAVRMIAEEDLADHIDLNFGCPVPKVTRKGGGSALPYKRNLLRAILREAVSGAGDLPVTMKMRKGIDDDHMTYLDAGRIAVEEGVTAIALHGRTAAQHYGGTADWSAIARLKEHVPEIPVLGNGDIWSAQDALRMVRETGCDGVVVGRGCLGRPWLFADLVAAFEGRTDHRRPTLREVADVMVRHARLLGEWLGDESKGVIDFRKHVAWYLKGFAVGSEMRKRLAITSSLEELRAGLDELDLAQEWPAGADGPRGRTSGNNRVVLPDGWLKDPYDCAGVSADAELDTSGG